From Streptomyces sp. NBC_00370, a single genomic window includes:
- a CDS encoding LLM class flavin-dependent oxidoreductase: MDVSQIEFGIDSFGDRPRNDEGVIVSHAQAIRAAVTEAVLADQVGIDVVALGEHHRPEYAISSPETVLAGIATATKRIRLASGVTVLSSDDPVRVFQRFATVDALSNGRAEVILGRGSFTESFPLFGYDLKDYDVLFEEKIDLFHRLLDEGPVTWEGTTRAALHNADVYPKTESGRLNTWVGVGGTPQSVLRTAQYGFRLMLAIIGGAPDRFAPYVDLYQRASQEIGTTPQPVGTHSPGFVASTDAEAKELFYPGYKEIRDRIGGQRGWPPLRKQEFEAEVNRGSLYVGSVETVATKIAHAVRVLNAGRFDMIYSAAGTVSASARLRSVELYGTQVIPRVRELLAEQPAATAGATR, from the coding sequence ATGGATGTTTCGCAGATCGAGTTCGGTATCGACAGCTTCGGAGACCGGCCCCGCAACGACGAGGGCGTGATCGTCTCGCACGCGCAGGCGATCCGTGCCGCGGTGACCGAAGCCGTCCTTGCCGACCAGGTCGGTATCGACGTTGTCGCGTTGGGCGAGCACCACCGACCCGAGTACGCGATCTCCAGCCCTGAGACCGTGCTGGCAGGCATCGCGACAGCCACGAAGCGCATCCGGCTCGCGTCGGGCGTGACAGTGCTGTCCTCGGACGACCCGGTGCGGGTGTTCCAGCGGTTCGCCACGGTCGACGCGCTCTCCAACGGCCGCGCCGAGGTGATCCTCGGACGCGGTTCCTTCACGGAGTCGTTCCCCTTGTTCGGGTACGACCTGAAGGACTACGACGTGTTGTTCGAGGAGAAGATCGATCTTTTCCATCGGCTCCTGGACGAGGGGCCGGTCACCTGGGAAGGCACCACGCGGGCCGCCCTGCACAACGCGGACGTCTACCCGAAGACGGAATCGGGACGTCTCAACACCTGGGTGGGCGTCGGCGGGACACCGCAGTCCGTGCTCCGCACCGCTCAGTACGGCTTCCGGCTCATGCTCGCGATTATCGGCGGCGCCCCCGACCGGTTCGCTCCCTACGTGGATCTGTACCAGCGCGCCAGCCAGGAGATCGGCACCACCCCGCAGCCGGTCGGGACGCATTCACCCGGCTTCGTCGCTTCCACTGACGCCGAGGCCAAGGAGCTCTTCTACCCCGGGTACAAGGAGATCCGCGACCGGATCGGGGGGCAGCGCGGGTGGCCGCCGCTCCGCAAGCAGGAATTCGAGGCCGAGGTGAACCGCGGGTCGCTGTACGTCGGCTCGGTCGAGACGGTCGCTACCAAGATCGCCCATGCCGTCCGGGTACTGAACGCGGGCCGGTTCGACATGATCTACTCCGCCGCCGGCACCGTCTCAGCCTCCGCACGTCTCCGTTCGGTCGAGCTGTACGGCACCCAGGTCATCCCTCGGGTGCGCGAGCTCCTGGCCGAGCAGCCCGCAGCCACGGCGGGAGCCACGCGATGA
- a CDS encoding LysE family translocator, whose protein sequence is MIYWTDFFPSVVLISIIPGVSQLLGLGNAIRFGTSWALVGILARLAAFALLIGVVVLGLGAVLARSPNVLTIIKWSGIAYLVWIGVAALRSRPENASVVEDEADRTNRWRVPRREFMVAITNPKALLLFAALLPQFTSSGRGAELRIALLGLAYMGVEAVVGSLYVGAGRILRRRLRSYKGSIARRVDQLSGICILLLAGALAVSGV, encoded by the coding sequence GTGATCTACTGGACGGATTTCTTCCCTTCTGTCGTATTGATATCCATAATCCCTGGAGTGAGCCAGCTGTTAGGCCTGGGTAACGCCATCCGATTTGGCACTTCCTGGGCCCTTGTCGGCATCCTCGCGCGTCTCGCAGCTTTCGCACTGCTGATCGGCGTCGTTGTGCTGGGTCTCGGCGCGGTCCTCGCACGGTCTCCTAATGTGCTGACCATAATAAAATGGAGCGGAATAGCATATTTGGTCTGGATTGGTGTAGCGGCGCTGAGGAGCAGGCCGGAGAACGCTTCTGTGGTCGAGGATGAAGCGGACCGCACCAATCGATGGCGGGTCCCTCGCCGGGAGTTCATGGTCGCCATAACCAATCCAAAAGCGCTGTTGCTTTTCGCGGCCCTCCTCCCGCAATTCACGAGCAGCGGAAGGGGTGCAGAACTGCGCATCGCTCTTCTGGGACTGGCCTACATGGGTGTAGAAGCTGTCGTGGGCAGCCTGTACGTCGGAGCCGGGAGAATCCTCCGCCGGCGGCTCAGGTCGTACAAGGGATCGATCGCTCGTCGGGTCGACCAGCTTTCGGGAATCTGCATCCTCTTACTTGCGGGTGCGTTGGCCGTGAGCGGTGTTTGA
- a CDS encoding pyruvate dehydrogenase, whose protein sequence is MQNLTVAQQMVDILRQAGVERIYGVVGDSLNSVVDAVRRTDGIEWVHVRNEEAAAFAAAAEAQLTGKLAVCAGSCGPGNTHLIQGLYDAHRSGAPVLALASHIPSHQIGTGFFQETHPERLFTECSDYCEMISSPAQMPRILRIAMQRALGNSAVSVLVVPGDVAHGEATHPTGSSDLVTERGRVVAPDTQIRGLADKLNAARKVMLFCGAGVRDAHAEVMALAEKAAAPVGHTLRGKEWIQFDNPYDVGMSGLLGYGACFDAMHDADLVVLLGTDFPYNDFLPQARTVQIDHDAGRLGRRTLLELGVHGDVRETLRAVLPLVEAKRDRTYLDRMLHKHAKSLETVVSAYTHDVGRHTPIHPEYAASVLDELASEDAVFTVDTGMSNVWAARYLTPNGQRRVIGSFLHGTMANALPHAIGAQFAYPGRQVISMSGDGGLGMLMGELLTVKLHELPVKTIVFNNSSLGMVKLEMLVEGLPEHETDHGPVDYAAIARGAGIEAIRIEDPGDVADGLKRALAHDGPFLVDLVTDPNALSIPPHISVAQVKGFAFAAGRTVLDGGVGKMLDLARSNLRNVPRL, encoded by the coding sequence ATGCAGAATCTGACTGTGGCCCAGCAGATGGTGGACATCCTGCGCCAAGCAGGCGTGGAGCGGATCTACGGCGTGGTGGGTGACAGCCTGAACTCAGTCGTCGACGCGGTGCGCCGTACCGACGGCATCGAGTGGGTGCACGTACGGAACGAAGAGGCCGCCGCCTTCGCCGCAGCAGCCGAGGCGCAGCTGACCGGCAAGCTCGCGGTGTGCGCCGGGAGCTGTGGCCCCGGGAACACGCATCTGATCCAGGGACTGTACGACGCGCACCGCTCCGGTGCCCCCGTACTCGCACTCGCCTCGCACATACCGTCGCACCAGATCGGCACCGGCTTCTTCCAGGAGACCCACCCAGAACGGCTGTTCACCGAATGCAGCGACTACTGCGAGATGATCAGCTCCCCCGCGCAGATGCCCCGGATCCTGCGGATCGCCATGCAGCGGGCCCTCGGCAACAGCGCGGTGTCAGTCCTGGTGGTTCCTGGCGATGTCGCGCACGGTGAAGCGACTCACCCGACGGGAAGCAGCGACCTGGTCACTGAACGCGGCCGGGTCGTCGCGCCGGACACACAGATTCGGGGACTGGCCGACAAGCTGAACGCGGCACGGAAGGTGATGCTGTTCTGCGGCGCGGGGGTACGGGACGCGCACGCCGAGGTGATGGCGCTCGCCGAGAAGGCTGCCGCTCCCGTCGGGCACACTCTGCGGGGCAAGGAGTGGATCCAGTTCGACAACCCCTACGACGTGGGCATGAGCGGGCTGCTGGGGTACGGCGCCTGCTTCGACGCGATGCACGACGCCGACCTGGTCGTCCTGCTCGGCACCGACTTCCCGTACAACGACTTCCTGCCACAGGCGCGAACCGTACAGATCGACCACGACGCCGGCCGCCTCGGCCGTCGCACTCTTCTGGAACTCGGGGTCCACGGTGACGTCCGGGAGACGCTGCGGGCAGTGCTGCCCCTGGTCGAGGCGAAACGGGACCGCACCTACCTTGACCGGATGCTGCACAAGCACGCCAAGTCCCTGGAGACGGTGGTGTCCGCCTATACACACGACGTGGGGCGCCACACCCCGATTCACCCGGAGTACGCGGCCTCGGTACTGGACGAACTCGCTTCTGAGGACGCGGTGTTCACAGTGGACACAGGCATGTCCAACGTCTGGGCGGCGCGCTACCTGACTCCCAACGGGCAGCGCCGAGTGATCGGTTCGTTCCTGCACGGCACGATGGCCAACGCGCTGCCGCACGCCATCGGCGCGCAGTTCGCGTACCCGGGCCGCCAGGTGATCTCGATGTCGGGTGACGGCGGACTGGGCATGCTCATGGGCGAGCTGCTCACGGTGAAGCTGCACGAACTGCCGGTGAAGACGATCGTCTTCAACAACTCCTCCCTGGGCATGGTGAAGTTGGAGATGCTGGTCGAGGGGCTGCCCGAGCACGAGACTGACCACGGGCCGGTGGACTATGCGGCGATAGCCCGTGGCGCGGGCATCGAGGCGATCCGCATAGAGGACCCCGGTGACGTCGCTGACGGACTCAAGCGGGCGCTCGCCCATGACGGACCGTTCCTGGTCGACCTGGTGACCGACCCCAACGCCCTGTCGATCCCTCCGCACATCTCGGTCGCCCAGGTCAAGGGATTCGCCTTCGCCGCAGGCCGGACAGTGCTCGACGGGGGCGTCGGCAAGATGCTCGACTTGGCCCGTTCCAACCTGCGTAATGTTCCGCGCCTCTGA